The uncultured Cohaesibacter sp. genomic sequence ACGGTGTGCGCTCGATCATCATGCTTGGCTTCAATTATGGCCCGGAGGGCGATCCGCTGGCCAGCCTTGGCGAGACCGACTGTGCCTCCATTTCGGTCTATGCCCGCCATCGCGACTATCATGACGTCATCAAGGGCCGCCTGAAGCAACTCTCCGCCAAATTGCTGGCGCGCGTCAGGGATAATCGTCCTGATGGCGAGATCAAGGTGTTTGTCGACACCGCCCCCGTGATGGAGAAAATGCTGGCAGCGACCGCCGGGCTTGGCTGGCAGGGCAAGCACACCAATCTCGTCAGCCGCGAGCTGGGGTCATGGTTCTTTCTCGGGGCCATCTTCACCAACCTTGATCTTGCAGCCGACACCGCCGAGGTCGATCATTGCGGTTCCTGTCGGGCCTGTCTTGATGCCTGTCCGACGGATGCCTTTCCTCAGCCCTACAAGATCGATGCGCGCCGCTGCATTTCCTACCTGACCATCGAGAACAAGGGCCCCATTCCGCACGAGTTTCGCAAAGCCATGGGCAATCGCATCTATGGCTGCGACGATTGCCTCGCCGCCTGTCCCTGGAACAAGTTCGCTCAGGCCGCCTCGGAGGCCAAGCTGAAGGCTCGCGCCGATCTTGTCGCGCCATCGCTTCATGATCTGCTGGACCTTGATGACATGGGCTTCAGAACCCATTTCTCCGGCTCTCCCATCAAACGCATCGGCCGCAACCGCTTCCTGCGTAACGTGCTGATCGCGGCGGGCAATTCGGCGAGCAAGTCTCTCTTTCAGCTCACCTATCGCCACATCTCGGATCACGACCCCATCGTCAGAGGTGCAGCAATCTGGGCGCTTGCGCGACTGATGCCGTCCGACAGTTTCAAAAGTCTCGCCACGGTCCTTGCACCCCACGAACCGGACGCTTACGTGCAAGAGGAATGGCAGACCGCCTTGGCAGAGGAGACGACATGAAACTTTTCATTTTCGGACTGGGCTACAGCGCCGGTGCCATCGCAAGGGAACTTGCGGCGGAGTGCGAGTGGATCGCTGCCACCTCACGCAGTGAAGACAAGCTGGCAGAGATGGAAGCATCCGGCATCCGGCCCTTCCTGTTCGACGGGCTGAAGCCCAACCCAGACATCACGCCCGTCCTCAAGGAAGCAACTCATGTCCTCATCTCGATCGCTCCGACGGCGATGGGAGACCCGGCCTTTCATTGCCATGGCGAGAATATCGCCCACAGTCCCAACCTTGAATGGCTCGGCTATCTCTCGACCGTCGGCGTCTATGGCAATCACGATGGCGAGTGGGTCACAGAGAAGTCCGAACCCAACCCCGTCTCGAAACGCTCTCTGCAGCGGGTCGCCGCCGAGATCGGCTGGACGGATTTCGCCGCCAAGCTGAAAAAGCCGCTGGGGATCTATCGCCTCGCTGGCATCTATGGCCCTGGCCGCAACCAGATGATCAAGATCGATGCGGGGACAGCCCGCGCCATCGACAAGCCCGGTCAGGTCTTCAATCGTATCCATGTCGATGATATTGCGCTGGCGGTCTCTGAGGCGGCCAGACAAAAGCATGCGGGCGTCCTCAACGTCTGTGATGATGAACCGGCTCCCCCGCAGGAGGTGCTGGCCTATTGCGCCGAGCTGATGGGCATGCCGCCGCTGGAAGAAATTCCGTTCGAACATGCCGACATGACGCCCATGGGCCGCAGCTTCTATGGTGAGAACAAGCGCTGTGACAACAAGGCCTTGCACAAGCTGATCGGTGGCGACATGCGCTATCCCACCTATCGGGAAGCCTTCAGTGAGATGTGGGACAAACAGATCTGGCGCGGCTGAGAGAGGCAT encodes the following:
- a CDS encoding SDR family oxidoreductase yields the protein MKLFIFGLGYSAGAIARELAAECEWIAATSRSEDKLAEMEASGIRPFLFDGLKPNPDITPVLKEATHVLISIAPTAMGDPAFHCHGENIAHSPNLEWLGYLSTVGVYGNHDGEWVTEKSEPNPVSKRSLQRVAAEIGWTDFAAKLKKPLGIYRLAGIYGPGRNQMIKIDAGTARAIDKPGQVFNRIHVDDIALAVSEAARQKHAGVLNVCDDEPAPPQEVLAYCAELMGMPPLEEIPFEHADMTPMGRSFYGENKRCDNKALHKLIGGDMRYPTYREAFSEMWDKQIWRG
- the queG gene encoding tRNA epoxyqueuosine(34) reductase QueG; translated protein: MSETGVPTEQQRRLRAFLQDEAKALGFSDLRICRAGDVRDHEDTLRAFTDQGYHGSMDWMVETLERRSHPERLWDGVRSIIMLGFNYGPEGDPLASLGETDCASISVYARHRDYHDVIKGRLKQLSAKLLARVRDNRPDGEIKVFVDTAPVMEKMLAATAGLGWQGKHTNLVSRELGSWFFLGAIFTNLDLAADTAEVDHCGSCRACLDACPTDAFPQPYKIDARRCISYLTIENKGPIPHEFRKAMGNRIYGCDDCLAACPWNKFAQAASEAKLKARADLVAPSLHDLLDLDDMGFRTHFSGSPIKRIGRNRFLRNVLIAAGNSASKSLFQLTYRHISDHDPIVRGAAIWALARLMPSDSFKSLATVLAPHEPDAYVQEEWQTALAEETT